A window of Macrotis lagotis isolate mMagLag1 chromosome 1, bilby.v1.9.chrom.fasta, whole genome shotgun sequence genomic DNA:
GATTGAACTGATTCGACAGCGGGAAACAGAAGCAGCATTGGAATTTGCACAGACACAGTTGGCAGAACAAGGAGAAGAAAGTAGAGAATGCCTGACAGAAATGGAACGCACTTTGGCTTTGCTTGCCTTTGATAATCCTGAAGAATCACCCTTTGGAGACTTGCTTAATATGATGCAACGGCAAAAGGTAAGGTAGAGTAAAGTgaggtgttttttgtttttgtttttttttttttaggtttttgcgaggcaagtggggttaagtggcttgcccaaggccaacacagctaggtaattattaagtgtctgagaccggatttgaacccaggtactcctgactccaaggccggtgctttatccactatgccacctagctgcccccaaagtgagtttttttaatggaaaagaattctgaatttttagAGTGAAAACATTTGTGAAAGCTGTATTTTCAGATATTCCTTGTTAGTACAGTATTTAGAATTATACTTGCCAAAACTATTTGACTAGATAGTGGTAATCCCTTCTCTAGTCTTTTTCTCCAAGCTTTTTAAACTTTAAGAAATCCAGAATAAttaactatacatgtataatttgtGTCAGATTGCTTGCTTaatgaggggagggagagaatttgaacatcaaaattgtaaatatcaaatgtcaaaaattttttacatgtaattggagaaaaaaaagccCAGAGTATATTAGTATCATGATATGAGGAATGCTTTCTCCTCAAAATCccagaaaaaaatttatcaaaaaaagatcaaaacttATCCTCATTGCaaaattttcattgaattataTATTATCCTATTATACTTATTGTTTTCTACCTTTTCTTTAGAAGAATTATATAGTACTTTTCTATGTTTCTTTGATTGAGCACTATATTTGtatagaaattattttggaaTGAGCCATCATGGATTAATTCCTCTtactccattttctctctccatcccaCTCCCTCTGACTTTACAGATGTGTGTATAAACCTATTCCACCacgttctttatttttttcttgctcttaatcttaaaaaaaattcttactagAGAAAGTCACAAAGCAGTATTGATTTGTTCTGTTTATACATTATTTCAGTTATCCTCAGTGACCCTTCATTGCTCCCTGGCaatcttttattaatttctttccaTTGAATTTCTTGTAAAGAGTATTCCAAATTTTGTGCAGTTTTTTCAAACCCTGCAAACTATTCTGAACACATTATCTTGCCTCTGGCTTTATCaggaaatcattaattattttttcaaatttctctccatcaGATGTCTTTTCTGtaattgcctttctttttttttatgtgctCGTCAGCCATCATTTTCctgttttgaaacatttttatctattcttttcttttttggacacttttttttttctctccttacaaaaagacaaaaatatacaaaacatttttgCCTCAATCTTGCCACTTCCTTGACTTATTTGGAAGAGTAGCTTAAACTCACTTCCTCTactttttctatcatttctttcttaaaaccTCCCACAAGATTCTTTCTCTAGTACCTTAACTCTTAGGTTATTGAACTCTTCAGTTGTATTTGTCACTTGTCAATCATCCCCCACCAAGCCGTACTTCAGTGACCAAGATTCTGCATATATAGCATGCTATATACTATTTATTAGACATATTTCAGTGTTAAAAGTCCATTAGTTCATTACTTTATTATAGAAAtccaaaatttacaaaatatacaatcagtaaaaaaaaggcaggaaaacATTCATTGCCATACAGAAAATCTCAGCTAATGAAATTGCATAGATATTGTCAAAGTCTGGTTTGGAAGACAAAGGTTAAGCACCATTTCTTTTAATAGAAAGGGTCAGACAGTAAATCTATACATTGGTAAAGACTCTAGGTCAAATCGGGTTGGGGGGGGTGGGTAAAAAGGTAGGTATAgtttatgagaaaaatgaagaaattacacAGGATATGACAGGCAGAAAGTCAACTGGTACTGGTAAAGCAACCAATGAAAGGCATTATTGATTGAGCTGAGGGTGATTAACAATTCAACTAATTTAATTCGacttaatcaacaaacatttttcagGTGCTTAAATTTGTTGTGCTAGGCACTGGAAATCTGGAGTATTATTTTTCCTGTAAAAGAAATTCCACGTGTTTATTTGTCTATGAGTCCTCATTAATATAAGATTCCTGAACCACACTCTTGCTTCTTATTATTGATAATTTACGTTCCTAATTAGAACTTAATGATGCACTGGGAGTCTTGCCTCATTTGAAATCTTTCTCAgggataattttataatttagtaATACTCTTCACCTATGtataattctcttctttctttccagatGATGACTCCAATCTATAGTTTGTCCCTTACTAATTGTTCTCCCTAGttatagattattattattattacttcttaGCACTCTTCTCAGATGGAAGAGACTAGGAAATCCATAAAATCTTTCACAATAAAGAAATGGATGTTTAGCCCAGTTAGATTAAGCTCTGCCAATTCTAATTATGTTAGTGACATTGTAATTGTTAAATAAAGTCATACCTAATcccagaaagaaaacaatgatttTTGACCCTGAGATTCTTGGTCAGATTAAAACATGCATTCTTGGAATATTATAGcttgaggaagaaaatataaaagagtgAAGCTGTAAATTTTCTGCCTGACTTTTAAGTATAACATCCatgaaacctgaaaaaaaaataaaattgcagaGATGCAATTTAAAAGGATGAACTCTAATTTTTACATAGCAGTCCTGCTTAATACAATGCTTAAACAACAAAgatttataaaaggaaatgaatttactGGAACAAATCAAATCTCTcatgaaattaattatttaacagtatttttgatgaaatcttttctttcagaaaaatCATGGGTTTAATAAACACCTTTGCAAATCTGTTTCATTGGGACTTCTTCCTAGTTAACAATGaacaaaggtttttttgtttgtttttttttttaattttaagtttttgtaaggcagtggagttaagtggcttgcccaaggccatgcagctagttaattattaagcatctgaggctggatttgaactcaggtactcctgactccaggcctggtgctctatccactgtgccacctaactgcccctgatgAGAGGTTTTTTAATAGACTCTTAGAACTTCATCTATAGGAGGATTTCTTCAGCTTTAATTAAAGAGTCGTTATCAGAATTATCTAAGattcacttaaattttaaaattattttgatttttcttgacagtagtatttttattttgacataaattttttataatttttttgattttagaAGTTTTTCATTGAGACTTTTTtgatgtcttttcattttttcttttttctctgaatagTGCTTTTTTTGCCTTCACTTTTTGAGGCACCTTATAAAATTTCAGGACATTAAGACATTTAGACTTTCTTGCCATTCCACAGCAGCTTAgttccttgcaaaaacttaaaaaaaaattatttaaggcaatggggttaagtgacttgcccaaggtcacataactaggcaattattaagtgtttgaggccagatttgaactcaggtactccactgtgccacctaattgccccttaTAATCTTCTTTAGAGAAGTAACTATGCCTagctatttataaaataatttatgaagaTTTTTTCAGATCATCAGTTTTTTTCTTGCTTAGAGGTGTGTTTTTAGTTTCAGAAAGTTTCTGCCCCTTTCCCTAAGGCAACTGTAAATGATTCTCCTTGAAGGGGAGATACTTACACTgtcaatttcatttctctttccctgtCTTGCCCTCTACAGTGagatatcttttcttcttcttcttcttcttcttcttcttcttcttcttcttcttcttcttcctcttcctccttccttctcttcattttcccctgaatatctgttttttttttttaagattttttgaaaagcaatggggttaagtggcttgcccaaggccacacagtttggtaattattaagtgtctgaggccagatttgaactcaggtactcctaactctagggccggtgctctatgcactgcaggacctagccacccctgacatgTCTTTTAAGACTTTAAAATTGTACAACTTTTGCCAGTCTGcactggtagagggaatttccttacttaaaaataattttctaaataaatgaaatcacaaattcaaaTGAACCCTTGAATTCGCAATTTTAAAACtctgggaaaaatggaagataatccttttcttcaaagagttcacagtctaattggggagacaagGGAATTAACTAGCAAATAATGTGCAAACTATAGACAGGATAACCTGGAGATAATATAATGGTAATTTGCCACcaatgaaaggaaagaggaggaagtcAGTGAGGGAGAGAGGGATGGCAAGAGGACTGCTGTCCTGTGGAAAGAGGTCAGCACATGATTTAAGAATATGTTGATTGAGGCCAGGGACAGAGGAGCTAGAGGAGTAGGATGAAGGAACACTTGGGAATTGGGGGCACAATCAAACCAAGAAGAATACACAGGTGAGGGGCAAAGGGGCGGAGTCACAGATAGGGCAATGCAAAGAGGACCAGGGATAGATATATACTAGAGTTGatgaagatgatgtttgtccttctttctcaaagaggaccatgacatcagggaagtgatgtcataacaagcacatgaattggaagtGCGTGAGGGGGTGCTGttttaagtcaccagcctcactttctcctccaaagctatCTGGATCCCAGTGGCCAGGTATCAAGACAACTGAatatggtcctggatgagaggcagtcaggtTTAAGTTACTTGcgcaaggttacacagctagtgagtgtctgagattggatttgaactcaggtcctcctgacttcagggccagtactctagctACTGTGCCATCCAGTTGCCCCCATAATGGCAGATGATAGATATGGACATAACACCTGGTAGTGGTGGTGTCAAACTAAGCCCCAGATCAGATAGTGACAACACCGACAGTGCATCCCTGTGTCTGTTCTTCTacttttacttaaaatttttttggggaGGACTGGTGttaagggtttttttctttttgtttttttttttttgtggtaagATGGAAGCTCTACTGCTTTGGAACAGGGGAAAGGGATAAGAGgcagtggggagggaaggggttgGTGTAGATAGTTCAGTACAGTAAAATTGCCATAGATGGGATTTTTGGAATGAGGATTTCTTTCAGAATGCTTTATATACGTTGAATTTTCCTAAAACTAATTTAGGTAAAGTCAAAAGCCTCTGTAAAGGAtagcttctattattattatactcatcttcattatttttttattttgttctgactGCTATCAACTTGAATGAATAGAATGACCCCATAATAGGtcttttctttctacctcttctgCCCTCCCTAGAAATGTCACTATGTCAAATTATTATTCTGCTACTGAAAAACCTGTAGCAAATCTTCATTACCCACAGCACAAAAGCCATATTCTTTAGCTTGGTACTTAAATCCATTTACAATATGATCCCAACTTCTGTTTTTACATGAATATTACATTCCAGGCTACTAGTTCTCTGATTAGAATTCGTACCTTTATAATTCATAGCTCTACTCATGCTTTATTCTTGCTCAGCATACTATCTAAGATCATCTGAAATTGAAAAATCTAAGTGTTAATTTCTTCGGGACATAATATTTTCATCCATACAATGATGGGTTTggattatttcttcctttcaataaATTTGTCTTTTAGACCCAAAGCAGATGTATGTCATCTTCAGCCCTCTATTTCATACTAGCcaaaagtgatttttctcttctttgaactTCTGTAGCATTTTGTTTATGTCTTATCATAATGTCATgattttctcccccttttccttttaaaattattatttgagtaattctataaagttattttattaagttctttttGATTAGTTCACAGTTTTCCTACTGTAcatttagtaaattttttttaaaggggttATTTGGAACTTtgcatttgcttgttttttgatGACataattttgttctaatttttttattctaggtGTGGAGTGAAGTTAATCAAGCTGTCCTAGACTATGAAAATCGTGAATCAACACCTAAGTTGGCAAAGTTATTGAAGCTACTGCTATGGGCTCAGAATGAGCTGGACCAGAAGAAAGTAAAATATCCCAAAATGACAGACCTCAGCAAGGGGACAATTGAAGAACCCAAGTAAAACGTGCAGAAGGACAGCAAACAACTTTACTACTGCACATTATTCTTCATTTATATCAGTCTGTGACTGATTTTTACTACAGTAcaggacttatttttttttttttgagcaaacATCTTAAAGGGAGAAATCCTTTTAAATGCTGGGAAAAAAATGTTGCATTGAAAGGCACTGTATCTCTTTGAAAGTCTAATTTAGGCTATGCActataatacattttaaagaattagataaattgcATTTTGCATTTTAACATCCCAGTGCTTTTTTGATTGGCCACTGAAGGATTTAGTTTAGTAGCCATTCAGGCGCTGCATTAGTAAAGATTATCAGTTCAGCTGAATGCCTCACACTTAAAATGTTTGTAGAGCACTGATTATTTGCTTTGTTGTTAAATTCTAATAGCCAGATAATGCATTTTCTCAACCACAAAGTTCTGTCAAGTTTTCATCAAGCATTTTTCTTCTGggtccctccctttttttttgcataggAAAAAAGTGTATATATAAACTTGTAAATTGTAATTCAAGGACATCTTATGTGAGGGTGTGTTGTGTTTGATttctctttggtatttttttggggggttgtatGGTTTCtaggggagtgtgtgtgtgtgtgtgtgtgtgtgtgtgtgggagggggttatatgttttaattttatatatatatatatattttggtgTTTTATATGGTGAGAGACTTATTCACAATGGATCAATGAACCATCTTTTTTGCAGTTAGTCATGCTGAAAATAAaggtttcttttttgatttcaagAATGACCAAAATGGCTTCTAAAGAGAGATACTGTAATCTCTTTAATAATAGTTTTGTCATAATGGGATTTTTGCAGTGACACCAACAGTGTTTGCTGCAGCCTTAAAAATACCATATCTGTCTCTTCTTTCCATATGTTTTGGGACTCCTCTTGTAGGGATGGTGGTAGTCTTTATGCTGGTGgtgaattttttaaacattttgtgtTTTATGAAAGTGGTACAGGTACAAACTTTTTAGGAAATGCACTTGTTTTGAAACTTTCTTAAACTATTGATTAGCATCTATGGAACTGTTTGCAAAGTATCACTCTTCTTTGTTCTTTGACCAGCTCTATAGATTTCCcctttatattcatttatataattgCAACCTTTTAGAAGTGCATAATGTGTATGGATAATTTCTGTATACATAATTACATACATGAGCTAGCTAATATATTTGTgacatataaatatgtttgtacttTTGAGCACTGACTTTCCTAAATTAATGCTAATAATAAACTACATGAAGTATTCTGAACTTATAAGTAATCAAATTGAATTTGATGAAGAAAGCAGTGAAGAGAATAACATTACAATGCACTCGTATATCATAATAAGTCTATGGCTTATAGTTTTTTGTATATTAGAGTGATTTAACTTCCCTTTGAATATTCAGTGTGGAAAAATTTGTATTGGCACTTAAGGTTTAATGGAAAGTAGTGACCATTAATAGTTGCAATGCATTATTCCGAATCTTGTTtgccttatttttccttttaattagttGGATTATCTGGTTAACTTGTGAAGATTTATATGTGACAAGAGTATTTGTAATTACGAATCTCTGATATTTCCTGTCATCtataattgtttttctattttccttgggTTGTACTCATGTTGTTTTCTAAGATGCCACATTCAGTTTTTATGGAGTAGCTAAATCCAGCAATGTTTAATGTTGAATTATGTGTCTGTTTTATGTTATATTAATAGCAAGTTGTAAAGATGAAACAACTGTAATTCTTCAACAGTGATGGTCAAATTTTCTCTAGCCTGGATTTTTACAAGCCGAACTTCTATATTTTGTTGGTGTGACGTATCAGGGTACTTTCTTACTTTGTACCCTGTATTTCGGTCATGGTTGTACCACAGTAGAATAAATGCTGCAGTCAGGTGAGGTTCATTCATTTCTTGAATCTTCATTCACCTGTTTGATTGCACCAATTTATATCTGAAAACACTTTCATATTTTTAACATTACATTTCTTTATTATAGAAGTATATCATTTGGGGATTTTGGACCCAGAtttttggaaaggcaattttAATCTCCAAATGGACCATTTTAGGGGcaagaattaaaaattaggaTAAGAATAAAGATTAAGGCTGAATAGCTTTTGAATTAGCACCAAGAGAGTTAAGGCATCTTTTATTATTAGTGTATATAAGATAGCTTATGtgtataacatatacatatatataaaatcagtttGAAATATGCTTAAATGTTGTTAGGTCTATGAAATGTATAGTTATGGAAATACAGGAAAATCCTTGACAGTATATGAACAGATTTTATCATATGCATGAAATATGTCTTTTAATAGGTGTGTATGGACAAATTGTTGGGATTTTGTGGTCCCATTTAATGAATCATTAATAATCCATTAATTTTTAGATATTGGTAAAAATTGGAAActagaacttttatttttttcattttaaaaatattaaaaattatattttcccatGATAATGAATTGGAGACCTCCTTTTGAATTAATCAACTATTAGTTAATAGTTCACATTGATAGAGTACTTGCCTCTTTATGAACATCTTAGTTTT
This region includes:
- the GID8 gene encoding glucose-induced degradation protein 8 homolog, which translates into the protein MSYAEKPDEITKDEWMEKLNNLHIQRADMNRLIMNYLVTEGFKEAAEKFRMESGIEPSVDLETLDERIKIREMILKGQIQEAIALINSLHPELLDTNRYLYFHLQQQHLIELIRQRETEAALEFAQTQLAEQGEESRECLTEMERTLALLAFDNPEESPFGDLLNMMQRQKVWSEVNQAVLDYENRESTPKLAKLLKLLLWAQNELDQKKVKYPKMTDLSKGTIEEPK